A single Prochlorococcus marinus XMU1410 DNA region contains:
- a CDS encoding thiol-disulfide oxidoreductase DCC family protein produces MKIKLTFLFDGGCPLCLRETNFLKKKDTLNQIAFIDINSKDYDQSLFNDISYSQAMSNLHGIIENGEIISGLDVLAYSYELVGLGWVYYPLKIKLLSPLLRLVYRYWAKYRLQITGRSDIEKLCTSQCEQ; encoded by the coding sequence ATGAAAATTAAATTAACCTTTTTATTCGATGGTGGTTGTCCACTTTGTTTGAGAGAAACAAATTTTCTTAAAAAAAAAGATACCTTAAATCAAATTGCATTTATAGATATTAATAGTAAGGATTATGATCAAAGTCTTTTTAATGACATCTCATATTCACAAGCTATGTCAAACCTGCATGGGATTATTGAAAATGGTGAAATTATTAGTGGACTAGATGTACTTGCATATTCTTATGAATTAGTTGGTTTAGGTTGGGTTTATTATCCCTTGAAGATTAAGCTCTTATCTCCATTATTGAGATTGGTTTACAGATATTGGGCAAAATATAGACTTCAAATTACAGGTAGATCCGATATTGAAAAACTTTGTACCTCACAATGTGAACAATAA
- the trmH gene encoding tRNA (guanosine(18)-2'-O)-methyltransferase TrmH encodes MSILPRRFERIKSVLDCRMQNLTVLVEDVNKPHNLSAILRTCDAAGVFEANFISKTNAVKTFNSTAQGSQKWVKLINHENTIKAISDLKNKSFKLYGTTLNSESVDYRNFDYSQNTCFVLGAEKWGLSNELISMVDQSIFIPMRGMVQSLNVSVAASILLFEAVRQRKNKGILPTNGKGLNTDEYQKTLFEWCYPELAAVYKKSAKEYPKLNDQGELVPITDN; translated from the coding sequence ATGTCAATTTTGCCAAGAAGATTTGAACGAATCAAAAGTGTTTTAGATTGCAGAATGCAAAACTTGACTGTTTTAGTTGAGGATGTCAATAAACCACATAATTTATCTGCGATATTAAGGACATGTGATGCAGCAGGAGTTTTTGAAGCAAATTTTATTAGCAAAACAAATGCCGTTAAGACTTTTAATAGTACTGCTCAAGGAAGTCAAAAATGGGTAAAACTGATTAATCATGAAAACACTATAAAGGCAATATCGGATTTAAAAAATAAGAGTTTTAAATTATATGGAACGACTCTTAATAGTGAATCAGTAGATTATAGAAATTTTGATTATTCTCAAAATACATGTTTTGTTTTAGGAGCAGAAAAATGGGGACTAAGTAATGAACTTATATCAATGGTTGATCAATCAATTTTTATACCTATGAGAGGTATGGTTCAATCTCTGAATGTTTCAGTTGCTGCTTCTATATTATTATTTGAAGCTGTTCGCCAAAGAAAAAATAAAGGTATATTGCCAACTAATGGAAAAGGGTTAAATACAGATGAATATCAAAAAACACTTTTTGAATGGTGTTACCCAGAATTAGCTGCGGTTTATAAAAAATCAGCTAAAGAATATCCAAAGTTGAATGATCAAGGAGAACTTGTTCCTATTACAGATAACTAA
- a CDS encoding malate:quinone oxidoreductase, with amino-acid sequence MTSSKNPTNDNSYFDAVLVGAGIMSSTLALLISEVLPDIKFLIIEKLNAPGSESTGAFNNAGTGHAANCELNYTPLDEKGNLKIDKALSINRSFETSMSLWASLYEAGKIDIKKFLKFIPHISFVSGQDNISFLKKRFQKMNENPEFIDMEFSTSFDEISSWAPLITKDRNPSTQIAATRIGRGTDINFEALTKEYLSLVSLNKNVEIRYKTELVDLKKIDKKQWEIEIISEGRKTSIRTGYVFLGAGGKTINYLQKSKIPEAKSYGGFPVSGKWLICEKKDLTEKHNSKVYGKADIGSPPMSVPHLDTRWIDNKKLLLYGPFAGFTTKFLKQSSYFDLFSSIKKNNIFSMLDVGFKNNDLINYLISQSLKNHNSRVENLKNLMPSANSSDWYLKNAGQRVQIIKKTEAGGSLKFGTEIVNSSDGSLSALLGASPGASTAVSIMVEVLEKSVLFLNDKHNLQKKINDLIYPDLSAVENNSTFIKDIKKRNNSIFGFHP; translated from the coding sequence GTGACTTCATCTAAAAATCCCACTAATGACAATAGCTACTTTGATGCAGTCTTAGTAGGAGCAGGGATAATGAGTAGTACTTTAGCCCTCCTAATTTCAGAAGTTTTACCAGATATAAAATTTCTTATTATAGAAAAATTAAATGCTCCAGGAAGTGAAAGTACTGGCGCTTTTAATAATGCAGGTACAGGACATGCGGCTAATTGCGAATTAAACTATACCCCTTTAGATGAAAAAGGAAATCTAAAAATAGATAAAGCGCTCTCAATAAATCGTTCTTTTGAAACATCCATGTCTTTATGGGCCTCATTGTATGAAGCAGGGAAAATTGATATTAAGAAGTTTTTAAAATTTATTCCTCATATTAGCTTTGTGTCTGGTCAGGATAATATTTCTTTTTTAAAAAAAAGATTTCAGAAAATGAACGAAAATCCTGAATTTATCGATATGGAATTTTCTACATCTTTTGATGAAATTTCATCATGGGCTCCTCTAATAACAAAAGATAGAAATCCATCTACTCAAATTGCCGCTACCAGAATAGGTAGAGGAACTGATATTAATTTTGAGGCTTTAACTAAAGAGTATTTGTCATTAGTTTCCTTAAACAAAAATGTTGAAATTAGATACAAAACAGAATTAGTAGATTTAAAGAAAATTGATAAAAAACAATGGGAAATAGAAATCATTTCTGAAGGTAGAAAAACTTCAATTAGAACTGGCTACGTTTTTCTTGGTGCTGGTGGAAAAACAATTAATTATTTACAAAAATCAAAAATTCCAGAAGCAAAAAGTTATGGTGGATTTCCTGTAAGTGGGAAATGGCTTATTTGCGAGAAAAAAGATCTAACAGAAAAACATAACTCAAAAGTTTATGGTAAAGCTGATATTGGATCGCCACCAATGTCTGTGCCTCATTTAGATACCAGATGGATTGATAATAAAAAACTTCTTTTATATGGACCCTTTGCTGGATTTACAACGAAATTTCTAAAACAAAGTTCATACTTTGACTTATTTAGTTCAATTAAAAAGAATAATATTTTTTCTATGTTAGACGTTGGTTTCAAGAACAATGATTTAATTAATTACTTAATATCACAATCATTAAAAAACCATAACTCAAGAGTTGAAAATTTAAAGAATTTGATGCCATCAGCTAATTCGTCTGATTGGTATTTAAAGAATGCTGGCCAAAGAGTCCAAATAATTAAAAAAACTGAAGCTGGAGGTTCTTTGAAATTTGGAACGGAGATTGTAAATTCATCTGATGGATCATTATCTGCTTTGTTAGGGGCATCTCCCGGAGCAAGTACTGCGGTATCAATTATGGTTGAGGTTCTAGAAAAATCAGTCTTATTTTTAAACGACAAACATAATCTTCAGAAAAAAATTAATGACTTAATTTATCCAGATTTATCAGCCGTTGAAAATAACAGTACCTTCATTAAAGACATCAAAAAAAGAAATAATTCCATTTTTGGTTTCCATCCATAA
- a CDS encoding NifU family protein has product MSTETLSLTNENVEKVLDELRPFLISDGGNVEIAEIDGPIVKVRLQGACGSCPSSTMTLKMGIERKLKEMIPEISEVVQVL; this is encoded by the coding sequence ATGAGTACTGAAACACTCTCGCTGACAAACGAAAATGTAGAAAAAGTCCTTGATGAGCTAAGACCTTTTTTAATTTCTGATGGAGGTAATGTAGAGATTGCAGAAATAGATGGTCCAATTGTCAAAGTCAGACTTCAAGGAGCATGTGGTAGTTGCCCAAGTAGCACTATGACTCTCAAAATGGGTATTGAAAGAAAGTTAAAAGAAATGATTCCTGAAATAAGCGAAGTTGTCCAGGTTTTATAA
- the lepA gene encoding translation elongation factor 4, translated as MTDISVSKIRNFCIIAHIDHGKSTLADRLLQDTGTVQQRDMQEQFLDSMDLERERGITIKLQAARMKYKADDSQEYVLNLIDTPGHVDFSYEVSRSLQACEGALLVVDASQGVEAQTLANVYLALENNLEIIPVLNKVDLPGADAEKIKQEIEEIIGLDTSNAINCSAKTGVGIKDILEAIVRRVPPPQNEIKLPTKALIFDSYYDPYRGVIVYFRVISGSLNKREKILLMASKKNYELDEIGIMAPDQQQVDELHAGEVGYLAASIKSVADARVGDTITLLNSPANDPLPGYKTANPMVFCGLFPTDADQFPDLRVSLEKLQLSDAALKYEPETSSAMGFGFRCGFLGLLHMEIVQERLEREYDLDLIVTAPSVIYKVNLNQQEHIFIDNPSTIPDPQLRESIEEPYVKMEIYAPNEFNGTLMGLCQERRGVFIDMKYITTDRVTLIYEIPLAEVVTDFFDQMKSRTQGYASMEYHLIGYRKNDLVRLDVLINSERADPLTSIVHKDKAYGIGRSLVEKLKELIPKQQFKIPIQASIGSRIIASESISALRKDVLSKCYGGDISRKKKLLKKQAKGKKRMKAMGKVEVPQEAFMAVLKLNQ; from the coding sequence ATGACTGATATATCGGTTTCAAAAATTAGAAATTTCTGCATAATCGCTCATATTGACCATGGTAAATCTACCCTTGCAGATAGGTTGCTCCAAGATACTGGTACTGTGCAGCAAAGGGATATGCAAGAACAATTTTTGGACAGTATGGATCTTGAAAGAGAGAGAGGAATTACTATCAAGTTACAAGCCGCTAGGATGAAATATAAAGCTGACGATTCTCAAGAATATGTTTTGAACTTAATAGATACTCCAGGGCATGTTGATTTCTCTTATGAGGTTAGTAGATCTCTTCAAGCTTGTGAAGGCGCTTTACTCGTTGTTGATGCAAGTCAAGGAGTAGAAGCTCAAACCTTAGCTAATGTTTATCTTGCCTTAGAAAATAATCTTGAAATTATTCCTGTTTTAAATAAAGTTGATTTGCCAGGTGCTGATGCTGAAAAAATTAAACAAGAAATAGAGGAAATTATTGGACTTGATACATCTAATGCTATAAATTGTTCAGCAAAAACTGGAGTTGGTATTAAAGATATTTTGGAAGCAATCGTAAGAAGAGTACCTCCTCCTCAAAATGAAATTAAACTACCTACAAAGGCACTGATTTTTGATTCTTATTATGATCCGTACAGGGGAGTTATTGTTTATTTCAGGGTGATATCTGGGTCTCTTAATAAAAGAGAAAAAATATTATTAATGGCAAGTAAGAAAAATTATGAACTAGATGAGATAGGAATAATGGCGCCTGATCAGCAACAAGTTGATGAATTACATGCAGGAGAAGTTGGTTATTTAGCTGCTTCTATAAAATCAGTTGCTGATGCGAGAGTGGGAGATACGATTACTCTTTTAAATTCACCTGCCAATGATCCTTTGCCTGGTTATAAGACGGCAAATCCTATGGTTTTTTGTGGCTTATTCCCGACTGATGCTGATCAATTTCCAGATTTAAGAGTATCACTAGAAAAATTACAATTATCTGATGCAGCTTTAAAATATGAGCCTGAAACCAGTAGCGCGATGGGCTTCGGATTTAGGTGCGGATTCCTAGGACTTCTACATATGGAGATTGTTCAAGAAAGATTAGAAAGAGAATATGACTTGGATCTAATCGTAACGGCACCATCGGTTATTTATAAGGTTAATTTAAATCAGCAGGAACATATCTTTATTGATAATCCTTCTACAATTCCTGATCCACAACTTAGAGAATCAATAGAAGAGCCTTATGTGAAAATGGAAATTTATGCACCCAATGAATTTAATGGAACATTAATGGGTTTATGTCAGGAAAGAAGGGGAGTATTCATAGATATGAAATATATAACAACAGATCGAGTTACTTTGATTTATGAAATTCCATTAGCAGAAGTAGTTACAGATTTCTTTGATCAAATGAAAAGTAGGACCCAAGGTTATGCATCAATGGAATATCACTTGATTGGCTATAGAAAAAATGACCTTGTTAGATTAGATGTTCTGATAAATTCAGAAAGAGCAGATCCATTAACTTCGATTGTTCATAAAGATAAGGCTTATGGAATTGGCAGAAGTTTAGTTGAGAAATTAAAAGAACTTATTCCAAAACAACAATTTAAAATACCTATTCAAGCATCAATCGGTAGCAGGATTATTGCAAGTGAAAGCATAAGTGCTTTGCGAAAAGATGTTTTATCTAAATGTTATGGAGGGGATATTTCTAGGAAAAAGAAACTTTTAAAGAAACAAGCCAAAGGTAAAAAGAGGATGAAGGCAATGGGTAAAGTTGAAGTCCCTCAAGAAGCTTTTATGGCAGTCTTGAAATTAAACCAGTAA
- a CDS encoding ABC transporter permease, whose translation MKFLEANNFFGYSFSMLSNDIFAPPSLNHFCGTDRLGRDVCLRTLQGSSLAIEVVFLAILFSLSLGLPLGLLSGYFGGFFDKCLSLIMDTIFSIPVILLSVVVAFVLGKGILNAALALCIVYSPQYFRLIRNQTILVKSETYVEAAHVAGADVKKIIFKYILPNVITPLPILLTLNAADAVLVLGSLGFLGLGVPADVPEWGSDLNLALAALPTGIWWTALFPGLAMFFLVLGLSFIGEDLEEIFDSQNSE comes from the coding sequence ATGAAATTTTTAGAGGCCAATAATTTTTTTGGCTATTCATTTTCAATGTTAAGCAATGATATCTTTGCCCCTCCTTCTCTTAATCATTTTTGTGGCACAGATAGATTAGGAAGAGATGTTTGCTTAAGAACTTTGCAAGGATCATCATTAGCGATAGAAGTTGTATTCTTAGCTATTCTTTTTTCATTAAGTTTGGGTTTGCCATTGGGATTATTAAGTGGATATTTTGGTGGTTTTTTTGATAAATGCTTATCACTAATAATGGATACTATTTTTTCAATACCTGTAATTTTGCTTTCAGTTGTTGTGGCTTTTGTATTGGGTAAGGGTATCCTTAACGCGGCTTTGGCATTGTGCATTGTTTACTCTCCTCAATATTTTAGATTAATCAGAAATCAGACAATATTGGTTAAATCCGAAACTTATGTGGAGGCAGCACACGTTGCAGGAGCTGATGTTAAAAAAATTATTTTTAAATATATTCTCCCAAATGTAATAACACCATTGCCTATACTGCTTACCCTAAATGCTGCAGATGCTGTTTTGGTATTAGGAAGTTTAGGATTTTTAGGCCTTGGCGTTCCTGCAGATGTCCCAGAGTGGGGAAGTGATTTAAATCTGGCTCTTGCCGCTTTACCTACAGGTATCTGGTGGACGGCTTTGTTCCCAGGTTTGGCAATGTTTTTTTTAGTTTTAGGTCTTTCTTTTATAGGAGAGGACCTTGAAGAAATTTTTGATAGTCAAAATTCTGAATAA
- a CDS encoding cryptochrome/photolyase family protein, protein MKQVSIIFPNQLFRESPILKINCEVLILEDSLFFGNDKFHKLINHKNKLVFHRASMLAYKNYLEISGFKVLYIENKNNISTVDYLSEFIKNKYQKINLIDPHDFLIMKRINNFVESNNLALNILPSPMFMSSEDLKDLFASNTKKPLMGRFYENQRKSQMILVNPDETPEGGKWSFDEMNRKKLPKKINIPDTPKLQKNKFVVNAESSLANFDIEFIGESNNFLYPTNFEEADEWLNDFLKHRFFLFGDYEDAISKENSFLWHSLLSPLLNSGLLTPDVVVNKALLFAKNNNVPINSLEGFIRQIIGWREFICLVYKKYGTKMRNSNFWNFEDKPIPKSFYQGNTGIEPVDVVIKNIIKFGYCHHIERLMIVGNFMLLCRIHPNQVYKWFMEMFIDSYDWVMVPNVYGMSQFSDGGIFSTKPYISSSNYVKKMSNFKSGPWCEIWDGLFWKFIKDNESFFRKQYRLAMLTRNLDKMSEEKLNNHLKTADKFLRDIQ, encoded by the coding sequence ATGAAACAAGTATCAATTATTTTCCCGAATCAACTTTTTAGAGAAAGCCCAATCTTAAAAATAAATTGTGAAGTGTTGATCTTGGAAGACTCATTATTTTTTGGAAATGATAAATTTCATAAATTAATTAACCATAAAAATAAGTTAGTTTTTCATAGAGCATCTATGCTCGCTTATAAAAATTATTTAGAAATATCTGGCTTTAAAGTTTTATATATCGAAAACAAGAATAATATTTCTACAGTTGATTACTTATCGGAATTTATTAAAAATAAATATCAGAAAATAAATCTCATTGACCCTCATGATTTTTTAATAATGAAGAGGATTAATAATTTTGTTGAAAGTAATAATTTAGCTTTAAATATTTTGCCTTCTCCTATGTTTATGAGCAGTGAAGATTTAAAAGATTTATTTGCATCAAATACAAAAAAACCTCTTATGGGGAGATTTTATGAGAATCAAAGAAAGAGCCAAATGATATTAGTTAATCCTGATGAGACCCCTGAAGGTGGTAAATGGAGTTTCGATGAAATGAACAGAAAAAAATTACCAAAAAAAATAAATATACCGGATACACCTAAATTACAAAAAAATAAATTTGTAGTTAATGCAGAAAGTTCATTAGCCAATTTTGATATTGAGTTTATTGGAGAAAGTAATAACTTTTTATATCCAACTAATTTTGAAGAGGCAGATGAATGGTTAAATGATTTTTTAAAACATAGATTTTTCTTATTTGGAGATTATGAGGATGCAATTTCTAAAGAAAATTCTTTTTTATGGCACAGTTTACTTTCTCCTCTTTTAAATAGCGGCTTATTAACCCCAGATGTAGTAGTAAATAAAGCATTACTTTTTGCAAAAAATAATAATGTCCCTATTAACTCTTTAGAGGGTTTTATTCGTCAAATTATTGGATGGAGAGAATTTATTTGCCTCGTCTATAAAAAGTACGGAACAAAGATGCGAAATAGTAATTTTTGGAATTTTGAAGATAAGCCAATTCCAAAATCTTTTTATCAAGGAAATACAGGAATTGAACCAGTAGACGTTGTTATAAAAAATATTATTAAATTTGGTTATTGTCATCATATTGAGCGGCTAATGATTGTTGGCAACTTTATGCTTCTATGTAGAATTCACCCCAACCAAGTTTATAAATGGTTTATGGAAATGTTTATTGATTCCTATGATTGGGTTATGGTCCCAAATGTTTACGGAATGAGTCAGTTTAGTGATGGTGGTATCTTTTCAACAAAGCCATATATATCAAGCTCTAATTATGTAAAAAAAATGTCTAATTTTAAAAGTGGCCCATGGTGTGAAATATGGGATGGATTATTTTGGAAATTTATTAAAGATAATGAAAGCTTTTTTAGAAAGCAATATCGTTTGGCAATGTTAACAAGAAATCTCGATAAAATGTCAGAGGAAAAATTAAATAATCACTTAAAAACGGCCGATAAATTTTTAAGAGATATTCAATAA
- a CDS encoding TIGR03643 family protein — MESIDIDRIIEMCWEDRTPFEAIEYQFGLKEEDAIKIMRQNLKPKSFKVWRKRVSGRNTKHMALKDSTRFKSTHKRKL; from the coding sequence ATGGAAAGTATCGATATAGACAGAATAATAGAAATGTGTTGGGAAGATAGAACACCCTTTGAAGCTATCGAGTATCAATTTGGTTTAAAAGAAGAAGATGCGATAAAAATTATGCGTCAAAATCTTAAACCCAAATCTTTCAAAGTCTGGAGAAAGAGAGTTTCGGGAAGAAATACAAAACATATGGCTCTTAAAGATTCAACTAGATTCAAATCTACTCATAAAAGAAAATTATAA
- a CDS encoding DUF2256 domain-containing protein gives MKNLSTKTCPVCNRPFEWRKKWKNCWDDVIYCSKRCSNRKSQR, from the coding sequence TTGAAAAATCTTTCTACTAAAACTTGTCCTGTTTGTAATAGGCCGTTTGAGTGGCGTAAAAAATGGAAAAACTGTTGGGATGATGTTATCTACTGTTCAAAAAGATGCAGTAACAGGAAGTCGCAAAGATGA